In a single window of the Mustelus asterias chromosome 3, sMusAst1.hap1.1, whole genome shotgun sequence genome:
- the dtymk gene encoding thymidylate kinase isoform X1 codes for MAARRGALIVFEGMDRSGKSTQCQRLQKALLQQGRAADLLRFPDRGTEIGHLISLYLEKKKNLDDHTVHLLFAANRWERVALIKEKLQQGVTLIMDRYAFSGVAYTSAKPDFTLKWCKQADVGIPKPDAIFFLHLNPAIAMKRGGFGDERYENPTFQELVLKQFEELMKDESLDWKRLDASQSIEDLHQEIISKVNKTIEKAGDEPIGELWK; via the exons ATGGCGGCCAGACGAGGAGCTCTCATTGTGTTCGAGGGGATGGATCGCTCCGGCAAGAGCACCCagtgtcagaggctgcagaaggctCTACTACAGCAAGGCCGAGCTGCTGACCTGCTGCGGTTCCCGG ACAGAGGGACTGAAATTGGCCACCTGATCAGCTTGTACCTGGAGAAGAAGAAGAATTTGGATGATCACACTGTGCACTTGCTCTTCGCTGCAAACAGATGGGAACGAGT GGCGCTAATCAAAGAGAAATTACAGCAAGGGGTCACGCTGATCATGGATAGATATGCATTTTCTGGAGTTGCATACACAAGTGCAAAACCA GATTTCACACTGAAATGGTGCAAACAAGCAGACGTTGGTATTCCAAAGCCTGATGCAATCTTCTTCCTTCATCTTAACCCCGCGATAGCCATGAAACGAGGGGGCTTTGGCGATGAGCGATATGAAAACCCTACCTTCCAGGAGCTGGTGCTTAAACAGTTTGAAGAGCTGATGAAAGATGAAAGTCTAGACTGGAAG AGGTTAGATGCTTCCCAAAGTATTGAAGATTTACACCAGGAGATAATATCCAAGGTGAACAAAACTATAGAGAAAGCCGGCGATGAACCTATTGGAGAACTCTGGAAGTAA